Within the Nocardioides humi genome, the region CCCAGGGCGAGTACGCCGGCATGCTCGCCATCCGCAACTACCACCGCGCCAACGGCCAGGGCCAGCGCGACGTGTGCCTGATCCCGTCCTCGGCCCACGGCACCAACCCGGCGTCGGCGGTGATGGCCGGCATGAAGGTGGTCGTGGTCAAGGCCAACGACGACGGCACCGTCGACCTCGACGACCTGCGCGCCAAGTGCGCGCAGCACGCCGAGACCCTCGCCGCGATCATGGTGACCTACCCGTCGACCCACGGCGTCTACGAGGAGACCATCACCGAGCTGTGCGATGTCGTCCACGAGCACGGCGGCCAGGTCTACATCGACGGCGCGAACTTCAACGCGCTGCTCGGCTACGCCGCGCCCGGCCGGTTCGGCGGCGACGTCTCGCACCTCAACCTGCACAAGACCTTCTGCATCCCGCACGGCGGCGGCGGCCCGGGCGTCGGGCCGGTCGCGGTGCGCGCCCACCTGGCGCCGTACCTGCCGACGCACCCGCTGCACCCCGACGCGGACCGCCGCGAGGGCACCGGCGCGATCAGCGCCGCACCGTTCGGCTCGGCCGGCATCCTGCCGATCTCGTGGGCCTACATCCGGATGATGGGCGGCGCGGGCCTGACCCGTGCCACCGCGGTCGCGGTGCTGTCGGCCAACTACGTCGCCGCGCGGCTCGGCGAGCACTTCCCGGTGCTCTACCGCGGCGACTCCGGGCTGGTCGCCCACGAGTGCATCCTCGACCTGCGCCCGATCACCGCCGCGACCGGCGTGTCCGTCGACGACGTGGCCAAGCGGCTCATCGACTACGGCTTCCACGCGCCGACCATGTCCTTCCCCGTCGCCGGCACCCTGATGGTGGAGCCGACCGAGTCCGAGGACCTGGCCGAGCTGGACCGGTTCTGCGACGCGATGATCGCGATCAAGGGCGAGATCGACCGGGTCGCCGCGGGGGAGTGGGACGTCGACGCCTCGCCGCTGCGCCACGCGCCGCACACCGCCCGCGCGCTCGTCGGCGACTGGGACCGCGGGTACTCCCGCGAGATCGCGGTCTTCCCGGCCGGCATCACGCCGGACAAGTACTGGCCGCCGGTGGCCCGGATCGACCAGGCCTACGGCGACCGCAACCTGGTCTGCGCCTGCCCACCGCTGGACGCCTACGCCGAGTGAGCGCTCCGTACGACGACGCGCTGGCCGCGCTCCAGGGCGCCGGCCGGCTGCCGTCGGTGTCGGCGGCGGTCGCCCGCGACGGAGAGCCGGTCTGGTCGGGCTGCGTCTCGGTGCTGCCGGGGATCACGGCGGACTCGGCGTACCGGATCGGCTCGATCACCAAGACCCTGACCGCGGTGCTCGTGCTGCAGCTGCGGGACGAGGGCCGGCTCGGCCTCGACGACCCGATCGGGCGGTTCGTGCCGGACACGGGCTATCGGTCGGTCACCTTGCGGGAGCTGCTTGCCCACACCGGCGGGTTGCAGAGCGAGCCCGCCGGGCCGTGGTGGGAGCGGGTCGACGGCGGGTCCTTCGCCGCGCTGACGGCCGCCAACGACGGCTCCGGCCGGGTGGCCGCGGCGGGGGAGTACTACCACTACTCCAACCTGGGCTTCGCGCTGCTGGGCGAGGTGGTCGCTCGGCTCCGCGGGGCGTCGTGGTGGGAGGTGGTGCAGCAGCGGCTGCTCGCTCCGCTCGGCATGACCCGGACGTCGTACCGGCCGCCGGAGGACCACGCGCCCGGCCGCAGCGTCGACCACTTCGCCCACACCCTGAGCGCCGAGCCGCACACCGACACCGGCGCGATGGCGGCGGCCGGGCAGCTGTGGAGCACCGTCGGCGACCTGCTCCGCTGGGCGGACCTCCTCGCGACCGGCCATCCCGACGTCCTCGCCGCGGCGACGCTGGCCGAGATGGCCACGCCGAGCGCCCTCGCAGCCGACTACGGGCTCGGGCTCCGGGTGCTGCGCTCCGGTGGGCGCACCCTGGTCGGCCACACCGGCTCGATGCCCGGCTTCCAGGCGTCGCTGTTCGTCGATCGCGACACCCGCGACGCCGTCGCCGTGCTCGCGAACGCCACCACCGGGCTCGACACCGACGGCGTGCCGTGGGTGCTGCTGGATCCGTCGTCGCCGGTCCCGGTCGACGAGCCGTGGCAGCCGTCGGCCCGGCCGCTCCCGGCGCCGGTCGTGGACGTCCTGGGTGTGTGGTTCTGGGGCAACACCGCCCTCGGCCTGGAATGGGTCCGCTCGGAGCTCGTCGTCCGGGACCTGCGCACCGGGGCGGTCGAGGACCGGTTCCGCCTCGACGGCGACCGATTCGTCGGCACCGTGGGCTACCACCGTGGCGAGAGCCTGCACCTGCGCCGACGTGCCGACGGCAGCGTCGGCCACCTGGAGTGCGCGACCTTCGTGTGGACCCGGAGCCCGTACGACCCGGACGCGCCGATCCCCGGGGGTCCTGCGCCGGCGGCGCCACCGGACCGGGCATGATGCTCCCGTGGACGAGAACACGTTCCAGTTCGCCTGGTTCCAGCTGTCCGAGGCGGGCTTCGACCCGCTGCCGCTCGCGCAGAGCCTGTGGCGCGACGACCAGATGCACGGCGTGGCCGTCAGCGGGCTGCTCGCCCGGGCGCTCGAGCACGCCGTCATCGACGCCGGGCGGACCGGGCTGGTCCCGGCGCGCTATCACGTCGACCTGTTCCGGCCGGCCCGGATGACCACGACCACCGCCTCGGCCCGGATCGTGCGCGAGGGACCGCGGCTGGTCCTGCTCGACGCCGTGGTCGAGCAGGACGGCGAGGTCGTCGCCCGGGCGGGCGCCACCTTCCTGGCGTCCTCCGCGGCGGCACCGGGCCAGGTGTGGTCGGCTCCGGGGGAGCGGCCCACGCCTCCGCCCGCCGCCCTGCTGCCGGAGCCCGGCGAGCACCACGTCCCGATCTTCGCCAGCGCCGCCCCTGGTCGGACAGCTTCGGCGACCACCAGAACGCCGGCCGGCACCAGACCTGGCAGACCGCCATCCCGATCGTGTACGGCGAGGAGTGCACCCCGTTCCAGGCCGTGGCGTCGATCGCCGACGCCACCAGCATGGTCACCAACTGGGGCGACCGCGGCGTCGAGCACATCAACACCGACATCGACCTCGCCCTGTGCCGGCTCCCCGACAGCAGCCGGCTCGGGCTGCGCGCGACCGACCACGTCGCGGCCGACGGGATCGCGGTCGGCACCGCCGAGGTCTTCGACAGCACCGGCCCGATCGGCACCGCCACGGTCACCTCGCTCGCCAACACCCGCCGCACGGTCGACC harbors:
- a CDS encoding serine hydrolase domain-containing protein encodes the protein MSAPYDDALAALQGAGRLPSVSAAVARDGEPVWSGCVSVLPGITADSAYRIGSITKTLTAVLVLQLRDEGRLGLDDPIGRFVPDTGYRSVTLRELLAHTGGLQSEPAGPWWERVDGGSFAALTAANDGSGRVAAAGEYYHYSNLGFALLGEVVARLRGASWWEVVQQRLLAPLGMTRTSYRPPEDHAPGRSVDHFAHTLSAEPHTDTGAMAAAGQLWSTVGDLLRWADLLATGHPDVLAAATLAEMATPSALAADYGLGLRVLRSGGRTLVGHTGSMPGFQASLFVDRDTRDAVAVLANATTGLDTDGVPWVLLDPSSPVPVDEPWQPSARPLPAPVVDVLGVWFWGNTALGLEWVRSELVVRDLRTGAVEDRFRLDGDRFVGTVGYHRGESLHLRRRADGSVGHLECATFVWTRSPYDPDAPIPGGPAPAAPPDRA